The following proteins are co-located in the Triticum aestivum cultivar Chinese Spring chromosome 1A, IWGSC CS RefSeq v2.1, whole genome shotgun sequence genome:
- the LOC123161091 gene encoding putative F-box/FBD/LRR-repeat protein At5g44950 has product MASRLLLLRRRARRLLQLLRHRLQASKKRRIDDQDPPGSGSCDHVDVGSVDHITRVPDAVLGSIVSLLPTKEGARTQVLSRRWRPIWRSAPLNLALDCELKNQDSIPKILSEHTGPARRFSVRLFTDCSGDEIDGWLSSQSLDNLQELELTCMFWLGRRPLSLSAFRFSPTLLVAKFHGFHFPNSIAQLSLKFPCLEQLTLKKVIISEDVLQSLLSGCSALESLELKENRGIARLCISSQTLRSLGFFVDWWNGGTGIFLQELVIEDAPCLERLLPLNSTGSKVVIRIICAPKLEIFGMLLSEVIPEFQLGSSIIQEGVAVSLTTKMHTMRVLALSSTGPNLDAVVNFLKCFPCLEKLYVIFRLPSDDPGEYMNARKYDPLDPIECLELHLKKVVLKNYVGSKSSYVDFARFFVLNTKGLEEMKITLPYHRQHGWFAHQLSLLRVTSRASPDARIEMRCGTSDDFTHNRDTHDLSMDDPFDLPSSGCSTCEEKGLEDAIYQI; this is encoded by the exons ATGGCTTCGCGGCTGCTACTGCTGCGGCGGCGGGCAAGGAGGCTGCTGCAGCTGCTGCGGCATCGACTGCAAGCTTCCAAGAAGCGTAGGATCGACGACCAAGATCCACCGGGGAGTGGCAGCTGCGACCATGTCGATGTGGGGAGCGTCGATCACATCACCCGAGTCCCCGACGCCGTCCTCGGCAGCATCGTGtctcttctccccaccaaggaagGCGCCCGCACGCAGGTCCTCTCCCGCCGGTGGCGTCCGATCTGGCGCTCCGCTCCTCTGAACCTCGCGCTGGACTGTGAGCTCAAGAACCAGGACTCGATCCCAAAGATCCTCTCCGAGCACACCGGCCCCGCACGACGCTTCTCCGTCCGCCTCTTCACCGACTGCAGCGGCGACGAGATCGATGGCTGGCTTAGCTCCCAATCCCTGGACAATCTGCAGGAGCTCGAGCTCACCTGCATGTTCTGGCTCGGCCGGCGTCCATTGTCCTTGTCGGCGTTCCGATTCTCGCCCACTCTCCTCGTGGCCAAATTCCACGGATTCCATTTCCCCAACTCGATCGCGCAGCTGTCCCTCAAGTTCCCCTGCCTCGAGCAGCTGACCCTGAAAAAGGTCATCATCTCGGAGGACGTTCTCCAGAGCTTGCTCTCTGGCTGCTCTGCCTTGGAAAGCCTCGAGCTCAAGGAAAATCGGGGCATTGCTCGCCTCTGCATCAGCTCCCAAACTCTTAGGAGTTTGGGATTTTTCGTCGACTGGTGGAATGGAGGCACTGGTATCTTTTTGCAAGAGTTAGTCATCGAGGACGCCCCTTGCCTTGAGAGATTGCTGCCGCTTAATTCAACGGGCAGCAAAGTGGTCATCCGGATAATCTGCGCGCCTAAACTGGAGATATTCGGTATGCTCCTGTCTGAAGTCATACCCGAATTCCAACTTGGAAGTTCAATTATTCAG GAAGGGGTTGCTGTCAGTTTGACAACCAAAATGCACACCATGAGGGTTTTGGCTCTCAGCTCTACTGGCCCTAATCTGGATGCAGTGGTTAACTTCCTCAAGTGCTTCCCTTGCTTGGAGAAGTTGTATGTCATT tTCCGGTTACCTTCAGACGACCCAGGGGAGTATATGAATGCCCGGAAGTATGACCCGCTGGACCCGATTGAATGTCTTGAGCTTCATCTAAAAAAAGTGGTGTTGAAGAATTATGTCGGCAGCAAGAGTTCATATGTTGActttgccaggttctttgttctgaatACAAAAGGGCTAGAGGAAATGAAAATCACATTGCCTTACCACCGCCAGCACGGATGGTTTGCTCATCAACTCAGCCTGCTACGAGTCACAAGTAGAGCTTCTCCAGATGCTCGAATTGAAATGAGATGTGGCACTAGCGATGATTTCACACACAACAGGGATACCCATGATTTGTCAATGGATGACCCCTTTGACTTGCCCTCCAGCGGATGCTCAACGTGTGAAGAGAAGGGTCTAGAAGATGCTATATACCAAATTTAA